The DNA region ACATTTGCATTGTTTAGTGGCAGCCAAGTCGAGCTTAGCATTGAATTTCAATATATTTCATGGTTTTCAATCAATTTCATGGCGCAATCCCAAAGGGGAAAGGCATGCCAAACAACTCCCCCTTGGGGACTTGTCAAGAGTTTTGGCAAACAGCGCCAGTTCATCATAGTCATCTTCATCCTCCTCGTTCGTAACCATCCACATCATCCACTGgcagagagtgagagagaagCATTCGATGGTTGGAGAAGGCAGCAACTTTTTGTATGGCAAAGTTCTTTCGTCTGAGGATTAATTTGCAAAGCAGGCTTCGCTCTTTGTCcgtgtccagcgattttcttgAGCCTCCGGATTATGAATCCCCGTTGCAGAAATTTGCAGCAAAAGCACCTGCAAATGCACCGCATTCAAGTTTCGTCCATCGTCCATCGTCCAACTCTGTGTTTGTGAAAGAGGTGGAAAACTTATATTTTTCGGCCGCTCGCTTTCAATTAAATCTGCTCCAACTAACGAACCCACAACCCGTTCCTTTCATCCACAGCCGCCGGAAGAGCTCCACCGGAACCCTACTACGGTCGCTATATCGGAGACTTTACCAACTTTGCTCATGGCATCAAGGTGagttttacatttcatataaatacCGCCTTTTCGGGCAGCTTAAGCTCTGCTAgattttatattataatgCTATTATGATTTTTATACTATGCGATTTAAGCATTTTCATTAAAGAAGGTGTAGTCATTTTGGTTAAcaggttttggttttttaatttgttagtAATTTGATACTTACCATCAACTTGCAAAATAAGCTATATAAACTTTCCAAGCATTGCAAACATTTGATTCATACTCTTTTTCCCCAGGGTCAAATCTACGCGGTGGACGAGTCGACGCTGTTCGTCAAATCCTTTGCCTACGACGGCACCGGACCGGACGCCTTCTTCTGGGTGGGCAAGACGGCACGGCCCAGTCCCGAGGGCTACATCATTCCCTATCCGGAGGAGTACACGGGCATGTGAGTATCGTGCAGTGCCATGAATGCACTCCACACAATAgttgccacacacacactttttggGGCTAGCCTTTGATGGGCGGACTGGACCTTGTCCGAGATGAAGATGGAAGTGGCAactggagatggagatggcgatagtgatggcgatggtgaaGGCGATGGTGATGGAGATGTCCTGGCTACTCGAGCGCAGCAGGCCATTTCCTCCGAACGTGAGCGAATGTTTGGGCGAATGTATGCCCGCCGCCGACGATGCCGTATCCTTGCAGACTTTACGTTACGCACGGCTGACAATGAAACCactttcaaaaattaaaaaacatttttcatctCGGCTGGCATTTGTGCTCGTTGTCGTATTCCTTTTGCTATCCGGCGCTCTTTGTGGCCCAGCAAGTTGCCGTTCCGTTGGTGGTGTCGCTTCGTTGCCTCCTAATGTGAAAAACTCATTTATTTCTTCACGTTAGATTTGCGGTCACATGTGTGTGGGGCACCCTCCACCTCCccgccccaaaaaaaaaaaacagtcacAACAACAGTAAACAGCGAACAAAGAAAGCCGCAGAGAAAGTGGGCGAAAGAGATAGCGAAGTTACAGCCCCTGCCACAACTGCCTACTGCCACTATTTACTTTGAGTCGCCACAAGGTTAAGCCGCTCAACTCAACTATTTACCTTGCCAGTCGCCTCCTTGCGCCGCCACTTGAACGCACTAAGCCGGTATTAGCCGGGCTCAAATGCGCCCACTGAAATCTGCACCACCCACTTGGGTCTTTGGGCCTCTACTTTTCGGCCTAATCCCACGTTGCAGCCAAGACACGCACACAATTTGACGTCATTTGTTCGCTTTGCAATCGGCGGGCACTGCATATTTCATTATCACAAACAATGCAGCCCCAAACTAATCCCCCTCACAATTCCCCCCTGATTCTTATGACTACGCCTATGCCTTTGCGTATTCCTAAACTCAAACCTAAACCCAAACCTAAACCTAAACCTAAACCACTTCGCAGCACCTTTATTCCAAGGCAAAGGTAAAGTGGCTTGCCACTTGGCATTGACATTAGCTCTGCTGAATGTTGTTTTAGATATTCATGGCATAACTGGGCACTGGGATGGAGCATCTCTTTGAATGCCAAGGTAAAGGATATTgctaataaaatatatatttatttgttttcaattgCATCCAAAACACGTAACATACCCCTTTTGCATCTCCAATCTTTGGCAAAACATTTTCGCAAGCCCAAGAATAACAGCACGCATCGTGCGCGGCATAAGCGATTGCCGAAAAGCGGAttcccatttttccatttcccagtGCGCAGTCTCCATTGCCAAGTCCCAAATCACGCTCCCAAAACGCCAAGGCGGCAAAGAAAAACCTGAGAATGTTTACGCACTGGATTTCCCCATTCGAAAATGTGAAATACTCGGCGCGGTTTCGCGCTTCAGAAATCGTTTGATGATGTGTGTGTaggttggttggttggttggttggtttgAAAGCGATGCAGAGGAAGCATTCAAGGCGAATCCATGGCCCAAACCACGGGCATTCATATTGTAATCGACTTTAATGCGTTTCATTGTTGATGCCACGTGCCGGGCTTTATTAGTTCAATGTACAACGATGCCATCgcctccatttccatttccccatCCTTCAgttcccattccccattcccccatCTCCAGCCTTAGTCCTTAGTCCTTCGTCCTTCCTGTCCTTCTGACAAAGAGCAACATTGTGCCAGGGATGTGGAGGTGGAAGCCCGGAACGCCGTAGCGATTGCACGCTTTTACGCTTTCAGACACATTACCCATACCAAACCACACACCCGTTTGCCCATGCACCTTCTGCAATGGAATGGGGTGGTGCTGAATGGTGGGTGGCGCTGAAGGTCGTCGGTGGGGGTTGGAAAGTGTTGGGGTGTGGGGGCGAACTGGTGTTAGCACGATGATGATTGCTGTATTATGTGGCACACCGCTGCTATCGCAATCGCATGCATTTGAGCCAACAAATTGCGCGCGTTTATTATGTCTAATGAttttcatatatgtacgtacgtacatacatacgtatgtatgtttgCCCAGAGATAATTGATAAATGCAACTGATTGGCATTGGGACAGGTTCTGTCGTGGTTGCCAGTCCCCATCCGCGCCAGGATACCCTACCCATCCTCCTGCAGGACGAACGGCAACTGACAGGCCATAAAACTGACTTTCTGCTAAGCTTTTCGGGCGGGCCAATCAGCGTTAATTAAGCCAACTGCTTCTGGCAGGCTTCCTTGAAGGGCTGCCAATCCTGCTGCATCCCGAGATTTTTCAgcacaaagaaaaaaggaTCCGTGATATATacttaaaatgtaaaaataatgTATTCTTGAAGTTAAAAGATCTCGAAAAAGCTctgcacaaatattttccttttttctgtGTTATTTTCTTGACACAAGTTTATACTTAGAATAAATCTTGTAAAGTGAAACAGCATTTTTCTGAGTGCCCTGCTGCTTTTCACGCTGCTCACTTCTTTTTATGTTCACGCTCGTTTTACCTCCCCCCCCGCtaaagtgggcggtggggtGGGGTTTAGTGGGTGGCTTGGATGGGGCATGTGTCACAATGGATGCATCGAGcataagtaattaaattagaATTTTTTGAGAAGCATAAAAGCGACGCCGCGCTGATTAACGTCCGTTGCCATGACAATGAGGATGATGCTGTTGCCTTGCACCCTCCTCTCTCCTCTCTCCCCCCACCGCCCACAATAACCCCCCTGTTGCTCATTTGCATCGGCAGTACAAAACACCCCgctgcctcctcctccacctttTGGCGCTTGCCTTTTCGCTTAGCGCTGATTTATGCagatttcattaaaatttgctGCATGCAAAGTAGCAAAAtgaagttttagttttgtccTTCATTGTCGCGCGGGCAACCCATTCTTTAACCCATCATTGCCCACTCTCTAACACCCTTTAGCCACCACCCACTACCCGGATCATCCTTCATTGTGTTAATCAACGTTGACAGCGCAGCCGCAACACGAACAACTGTTTTGGCTGTCGACTGATTTCGCCCCCGGCTGATGTGCCAACTGCCTTTAACTCTATTAGGCAGCAAAAAGTTGCCATCTAACCCCCTCCCCCTCAAAATCCCCCCTTTCTGCTTGTTTTCAGTACTCAAGTAGTTTCGCCTGTTGCTGTCACTTCACCCTCGCTGCGCTCATAAGTATGCAATGCTTTTCATCTTCACACCTTGCGGGGTTTTTTAGGCAGGCATTGTACGCGATCTTTTCGAACAACTTCCTTTTCagttcattaaaaatttaaattatctgaaatataaataaatttaaatgttacaTAGATGTGGATAACTATTACCctgtaaaataaaatgtatatattatatttaaagtaGAACCGTAGATTCAAGAATTTAGATTTTAGATATAGATATCTAGCAGCTTCTTAAGAAACCTCATTCCATGCttatgcaaaataaatcaatttaaatgtaatatagAAGTGGCTAACTTTTACCCtcttaaataaaatgaatttaatcCAAGAACTTACTGCCAACTAGAAACCAAGCAGCTTCTTAAGAAATCTCATTCCATGCTTATTCAACCAGCAGTTCTCCGCCGCTCCCAAAAGACCAAAGTACTAATTATTATTGCTGTTGGCGTGATTAATGCCCCCGACCGCGGCActttaatacaaatttaattgagtAGTCGTTGCCGGGACCCGGACCCGGACCCATCCGTCTGCGGTGTGTCAGTGACAAAAATGCGGGGGCGTTGGCTTGGCTGCGCCGCTTCGTCACGGAAACATGAAATATTCATAATAATTTTAGAATATTTTCGGTGGTGGTTTCCCAGTGGGCTTTGTGTGCAAATTCACCCATCGGATGGTGGGTGAGGGGGTTTTTGGGGGCTAGAGTTTGAGGGTTAATGGGGTTGAAtgctggatggatggatgatTGGATGGCTGGGTTGCTGGCTGTCTGCTGAGTTGGCGCGTTTTATTGTCTGCGAAATGCGCTCGATTGTTGTGCGTTTTGTTTATCGAGCGGTTATGCAAAGTGCCAGTCAGCAGACGCAACAAGTTGGCCAGTTGGGTCTTTAGTCAATGAAAAGACTCTCTGTGCTCTTTGGCGAACCTACAACTGAATTCTAAACTAATTGGGTGAAAGTGCACAGGGGCTTATGTAAATATCATATCATGTGGCTGTTCAACGAGCCGAATGAGaacgaataaaataaaatcgatGACTGGAGCGGGCCAGCCATCCAGTCACCCAGTCCCAAAGTAATCCGAGCCCGAAACCCAGCCTGAGTGCATCAATAAATGTCGAACGGAGAGGTCCTTGCCAAGTGGGAGGAcaagcaaatcaaataaaagcaacaaaCATATTTGCCAGGCGGAAACTGTAATGGAACTAGGAATCGAAAGCAAACAGAATTCGAGCAACTGAAGCTGGAGGACTGAAGGACTGAAGGACAGAACAACTGAACTACTGGAAACAAAGGACCAATCGCTTGGGGTTGCTGGCATATAGCGCTTGTGTATCCAGCAGATACATTTGATGCACTGTTGACACAGAGccattcaatttgttttggcTCATTAGAGCGGTGGTGCAACTGTTGCTGGTAGCTGATAGATGTTGATGGTAGCTGGTATTGTGCTCCTAGTTGTCGTCCAAAACTGGACACGACCTCGAAACGAGAACAAGGATCTTGGACCTCTGTCATTGTGTCAGTTCAAGGGTGTTGGCTAAGTGCTTAGCCGTGTCTAATGCGGATTGCGTGGCCTCCGTCGACATTCATTAGACGTCGACCTTTCCACTTCAGCGACTGACTAACCGCCCAACTGACTGATTGACTCGCCACTTGCCCCAGTTGCCATAAATCGATCCTGCGTCGCCCCTCAAGCAGCTCGCCAAGGATGCGACTCTGCCATCCGCGACATCAGATACAGAGACTCATCCGTGCAAACAGTCGCTCAAACAGTTCAGCCCCCTTGGGATTGGCATACTTAGACTTCAAGTTGATTATTAATATACCccagtgctgctgctgctgctactgccgCTGCAAGTGAAATGAGATGCAGTAAGTGCAGTAATGGATATATGTAATCATCGACAAAATCCACATGATTACAAAAGCCATCGCTGCACTCAAGTAAGCCAACTGAGGATAATTTTCATTCCAATGCCAAGGTATCTTATAGGTTTCTCAAGTAAGTGGTATAAGTATAAAGCTACcacatatacgagtataccAGCAGAGCTTTGATTACCTGGGCTTAGATTACTGTTCTATTAACTCGCACAAATAAcaactttattattttttgaacACAACATACTCGTACAGTAAAgatttaaattgcattaacACAAATCACCAGCATTGCCATGCTGAAAACGAAGCTCGAAAAAAGGCTCTAATTGGCTAAAGGCTAAAGGCGCTGgcaaaaagttgaaaaacaTAGCAGTAATATTGCAGTATTCATGCATTGGAAataggaaaaatgaaaatcacaACGGGaagggggaaaggggaaaattGTGGGGCATGAGACGTGTGTAATGTCTCGGTTCGCTGCATTAGCCATAAATCTTCATCAGCGTTCGCCTCATAAATAATGCGAAAATGAGaaatgtttttggttttgtcgTCGCTCGCTTCgtttttgctttaattttaatgacatCCACTCGCAGTGTAACATGCATACAAACCATACAAACAATCCAAACAACTGGCATCGAGGTTAAAGACCGATCTATTGCATTTTCTGGCTGGTTACACTGCAATCCCTATGCACATACTGCCAGTAAACGTGCAAATTGGAGGCGTGGCCCATTGGGACAAATCTGATGACATTCTGTGGGCCGGTCAATGTTTGCCCTTTAATTGAGGAAATTGGTGTATATaacggttttttttttaacttataCTATTGCACATTTAATTGGTAATGGAATATGGCTATGGTTTGGTGTTTGCTGCTTCTAATAAGCTGTAAATATGGGTGGGTTGTGCTTGTAGTTTTCTCTAACATAGTATACCCTGGACCGCATTTAACACTGTATCTgcatctctctctctctctgttgcCGGCATCCGTCTCGCTCTTGGAACTTGGTACTTGGAACCACCCACAGGGATCCACCCATTCTGCAGGCGCACAACCGAACGGACATCATACTGCGCTTACCCATGGGCAAAAGGATTAAGGACATTCGATGGCTGTCAGTGTGGTGCAGACGCTTCACGGTGAGTCCTCGCTCTTTCTACCCATCGTATCTTTATTTTTCagtgttcttttttttttttggttttccgcTTTTCTTTGCGGATGGCACGCGCCATCCTCGCagatttgtgtgtgtgtgtgtgtacttagCCGGGCAAGAGCCTTTTttgtaattacatttttgaaatttaactGCAGCTGCACAAAGATTTTAGCATTGTGCTTTGCCCGACTATCGATTATGGTCTTAATAGCTTttcaacccaaaaaaaaaaataaaagagaaatgGGGAAGTTATTTGGTTTCTCCACTCGCGTTTGTTTAAGAGTAAATGAAGGATTTGCCAAGGCAACTAATCCTTTTGTGCAGTCCTTAATGTGGGTCAGCCGCCTGGAAGTTTGTTTTCATTCGagttttagattttaattatagtgctgaatatgcaaattgcactGTCCACTGTCCTTTCGTCCACTGGCAATTATGTTTGCCTTGGTCCTGCGAAATTACTTTTGTTTAAGTTTCCTACGAGCGGACAAGTGCATTTCCAGATAAATTTCCCCCAAATTGGAATCGGATTTTTCTACGCGGCGAGAgagagggggaaggggggctAAAAAGGGGAGCTGCCGTGGAGTTCGCTGCACGGCCGAATAAAAGATGGCGGCCgtagtaaaataaattacagcAGACATTTTTGATTAACTCAAGTGGTTGCatataaacacacacacagaaacccAGTCTCCCCCtactcacacagatactcacacGCATGGGGTtcgtgtgtatctgtgtggcATACAGGGTGCACCATCCGTGACTGTGTGTGTTCGccttcgtgtgtgtgtgggtgtacGCTGCCTTCCATTGACTGACAGCCAAAAAACTTCTTGGGGGCTGACTgccgcacacccacacagttGCACCCAGATTGGGGTTAGTTTGTCACTGTGTGCGTcggtgtgtatctgtgtgcgagTGTTGTTTGTGGAGTTTTGAGCGCGCATGCCCGATTTTTTACCAACAGTGTggggtttttgggggtttttaggcggtgggtggttggtggtggGGAGTGGGTAACAGCCCCACACGGAGGCATACATAAACACACATTATGTACAAATGTTTTGGGTATACAACAACAACGCGCTTGTTTGCTTACTTAGAACCGCGTCGAATGTAGACGCGGTGTCGCGTAAAAAGCACGTGTAGAATTTAAGGCATTCGcttaaagttattattattggttaagttattcattttaataaacacTTAAAAGGGCAGATGTGTGAAGTAGAAggtttaaaaatgtaaaaaataaacattgaaattttaaaaataaattcttcAGATAATATTGCTGTATAGTTTTCTAGTAATGTAAAATTATACGCTTCATATGAGCTGTGGTGCGCTGTAAAAACTGAATATATTGTGTACGTAGAAAAAGAACACCACGCAGCCACGCCTTAGCTAtcagaaagaaaaaacaattatGATGTGCACGTTAACCTTTACTGATATGCCCAAGAAGTGGAGTCTAATGACCTTAACACCCTTTTCAGGTTGATTTTGGAGAGGTGTTCATACCACCCAATCTGGATGTGCCCAAGCCACGGGTATTGCCCGAATTCAAGCGATTGGCCCACGGCCTGCGTTCCAGCAACATCAGTGTGCTGGATGCCAAGACGTTCTACATGTGAGATTTGTCACGGGTTTTGCATGGCAAACACTTTACCCAAGTGCactccctttttttttagacCCAACCTGCACTACGACGGAGCTGGACCTGATGCCTACTTCTGGGTGGGCAATGGCAGCGAACCAAACATCATGGGCATAAAGGTCAGTGACCCGGAGAAGTTGCTTGCGAAtgtatttaaacaaaaaatgctttTAGGTTCCCAATGAGAGTGGTTCGCTGGAACCCTTGCGCGGCTATCAGGGCGAGGACATTGAGATCCAATTACCGGGAAGTCTGACCGTTTACGACATCGATTGGCTGGCTGTGTGGTGCGTGGAGTACAGGCACAACTTCGGACATGTCTATATACCACGGGATCTGGATGTTCCACCAGCATTGGGACAAACCAAAATCACGGTAAGTGCAATAGTCCAAAACCGGACATACATAGTTAGTGCCGGAACATTGCCCCGATACATATGCTAGCATTTGCCCATTTGCACACAACTCATAATGTATATCTCTTTGACTTATGCGCGCCGCATTAGCCTTCATGGTGGTATTCACCCGTGAGTACTAGACTTAGCCTCATGCATGTCCCACTTTCCACAGCCGACCAATCCCACTTACTCTGCTCCCCCCCCATGATTCATTTTCAGACCACGACGACGCCGCGTCCAGTGTACAGCAACTGTCGCGAGATCCTGCCGAATAAGCTGCAGGTAAAGTGGGAGCTCCAGGGCGACTACCTGCAGGTGGAACTCTTCGGACGCATCACCGAGGATCAGTACATGGCCTTTGGGCTATCCGGAGCGAATGGTCGAGCCCAGATGTCCCAGTCCGATGTGGTGGTGGCCTTCTACGACACCACGACCCGCGTGTTCCGGGCAGAAGATTACTTTATCTCGGACTTGTCCCAATGCGATGGCCAGCGTGGTGCTTGTCCCGACGAAAGAATCGGAGGACGCAATGATGTGATTGTCTGTAAGTGGGAAATGAACTACTCCTGATATAGAAAATTAAACCCTTTGTTCCTGCAGTGAGCGGTGATAGGAAGAATGGGGTCACCAGCATCCGCTATAAGCGCCTGCTGCAACCCAATGATGCCATCTACGATGCCCCAATACCCACTGATCGCGATGTGTCGGTCATAGCAGCCATCGGACCACTTAATGCCCGGAAGGAGGCCAATGCCCACTCGCACACCGCCAGTGATCACAACCAGGACGACATTCGCATCAACTTCTCGGCGAG from Drosophila santomea strain STO CAGO 1482 chromosome 3R, Prin_Dsan_1.1, whole genome shotgun sequence includes:
- the LOC120452350 gene encoding protein Skeletor, isoforms B/C isoform X2, with the protein product MWRKANRLVRETTSWKTRRQGQTEALSAAVATTKPSTRRSTSTARGLPISIITWSQLAVVAAVAVLLQCHVCQAAGRAPPEPYYGRYIGDFTNFAHGIKGQIYAVDESTLFVKSFAYDGTGPDAFFWVGKTARPSPEGYIIPYPEEYTGMDPPILQAHNRTDIILRLPMGKRIKDIRWLSVWCRRFTVDFGEVFIPPNLDVPKPRVLPEFKRLAHGLRSSNISVLDAKTFYIPNLHYDGAGPDAYFWVGNGSEPNIMGIKVPNESGSLEPLRGYQGEDIEIQLPGSLTVYDIDWLAVWCVEYRHNFGHVYIPRDLDVPPALGQTKITTTTTPRPVYSNCREILPNKLQVKWELQGDYLQVELFGRITEDQYMAFGLSGANGRAQMSQSDVVVAFYDTTTRVFRAEDYFISDLSQCDGQRGACPDERIGGRNDVIVLSGDRKNGVTSIRYKRLLQPNDAIYDAPIPTDRDVSVIAAIGPLNARKEANAHSHTASDHNQDDIRINFSARNDHACKSSLYDVKDESGPRPWPTRKIEGVRKFRASIGPTGGKRGYTSITGVPSWGIAWYVNDLLIPEITVERGLTYEFIIEGGNDPGQPARYHPFYITDSPEGGLGQKMGLEARKQKAYAGVEYDEDGNAIPTGAGRYCEWEHQTIDKSAEIETFEEYMKTLVFKCEDGEPGYLNWTVPTNAPDELYYQCFTHNNLGWKINVVDMGSSGGSKVSSHQYILYGIFTVFSLVATRLPFLGHVLA
- the LOC120452350 gene encoding protein Skeletor, isoforms B/C isoform X1, whose translation is MWRKANRLVRETTSWKTRRQGQTEALSAAVATTKPSTRRSTSTARGLPISIITWSQLAVVAAVAVLLQCHVCQAAGRAPPEPYYGRYIGDFTNFAHGIKGQIYAVDESTLFVKSFAYDGTGPDAFFWVGKTARPSPEGYIIPYPEEYTGMDPPILQAHNRTDIILRLPMGKRIKDIRWLSVWCRRFTVDFGEVFIPPNLDVPKPRVLPEFKRLAHGLRSSNISVLDAKTFYIPNLHYDGAGPDAYFWVGNGSEPNIMGIKVPNESGSLEPLRGYQGEDIEIQLPGSLTVYDIDWLAVWCVEYRHNFGHVYIPRDLDVPPALGQTKITPSWWYSPTTTTPRPVYSNCREILPNKLQVKWELQGDYLQVELFGRITEDQYMAFGLSGANGRAQMSQSDVVVAFYDTTTRVFRAEDYFISDLSQCDGQRGACPDERIGGRNDVIVLSGDRKNGVTSIRYKRLLQPNDAIYDAPIPTDRDVSVIAAIGPLNARKEANAHSHTASDHNQDDIRINFSARNDHACKSSLYDVKDESGPRPWPTRKIEGVRKFRASIGPTGGKRGYTSITGVPSWGIAWYVNDLLIPEITVERGLTYEFIIEGGNDPGQPARYHPFYITDSPEGGLGQKMGLEARKQKAYAGVEYDEDGNAIPTGAGRYCEWEHQTIDKSAEIETFEEYMKTLVFKCEDGEPGYLNWTVPTNAPDELYYQCFTHNNLGWKINVVDMGSSGGSKVSSHQYILYGIFTVFSLVATRLPFLGHVLA